Part of the Virgibacillus natechei genome is shown below.
CAACCGGTTTCGGTTCATCCTCCTCTTCTTGTGGATTTAATCTGTATTTTTTTCTCGTTGCTTCACCTCCCCGTAGATGACGGATTGATTTATGATGTTCTAAAATGCTTTTTACTTCATTCGCTAGCTCAGGGTTTATTTCTGGTAATCGTTCTGTTAAATCTTTGTGGACTGTGCTCTTAGAAACACCAAATTCTTTTGCTATCAGTCGGACTGTTTTTCTCGACTCTACGACATATTTCCCTATCCTGATAGTCCTTTCTTTGATGTAATCATGCACACCGTTCGCCTCCCTATGTTGGATTTCCGAGGTGTAATTTGAGACAAGGTGTAAATTGCTGTGGCTCATTTTTCTTTCTAATTTCTGCTGCGCAACGATGTCAAATATGTATGCTTTCAAATAGGCTTAGAAGGATGTTCAAAACACTAAAAAAGTATTTTATGAATTTACCCCTGATTGGCTCGACCTATATTCCTTTGTTAACGAAATGTTCTGTGATTTTTATGTAAAATTCATTATAGAGGGATGTATTTGGCCTGATTTCAAAGATGCCACACAAGCTCTCACCTCAGACATTTCTGATTGCTTGGTTTGTAATATTTTATTAACAGAGTGACAGGTTTATGATTAAAATTAGATCTTTATCAAATTGGACAGGATGTATTTTTCCTAATCGTCCAAATATGGTTATAAATACCTGTTTTCGCCTAATAAACAGTCCCAGCGAAAGCCGAATTGTAATTGGAGCGCTGCATGTAATCGACCTGCCCATTAAACGCTCATAACGAAACATCATTTCTGAAGAAGAAAAGAAGCTGTTTCGAAAAACAGCTTCTTGCATCTATACACGCATTCGTCTTAATGCTCTAAGTGGTAACTTGGAGAAAAAGTAATCACTTCTCTCTTCAATAAAAGAATGGTATGACCGAGTTAATATCTCCTTGTCCTGCTTGGCTACCCCCATATAATAAAGCGCAAATGGACTATCGGTAGATAATTCGTTCAGCATCTCAACAGCATTACTGTAATTTCCTTTTACTATTTCAATATGTGCCAGTTCGCTTTTATCAGCAGTTGAAATTTGATCCACTTTATTAAAATTTGCTGCTAAAAAAGGGATGTTAAAGTTTTCTAATGCATGAATTTTATTCGTTAAGTTATGTTTCTTAGCTATTTTTAATGCTTCTTTAAGATGGTGCATTCCCTGAAAATACGTGTCAAATGTATAAGATAAGCCTAAACTATTATGTATATCTACTTTTAGCCCTTCACTACATGTTTGGTTCAATGCCCGGTAAGCATACTTTCTTGCCATAATAACTTCATTTCTTAACAAATAATAAGTCAATAGCATCTGGTTAAGCCTCGTTTCAAAAAAAGGCACCAATGTCCTATCTTCTATCGCATCAAAATGACGCTTATAACTTTCTAAAAAGTTGCCAATTTTACTATATTGGTTCATATTATAGTAGGCAGTTAATTTAATAAATTCGATCATACAATTTAACTCAGGTTCATTGGTCTTGACCTTTTCTACCCTTTGCAAAATTTCATTTGGCGTGTACCGCTTAAATTTTTGATCAAGGGTTATTTGATAAACTTCAGCACAGAGGCGATGCGACATATTTTCAGATTGCTTCTTTACGTTGATTAAGTGCTGCAAATCATCATAGAATTCATTCATATATAGAAATTCCATGCTTATTTTTCTAATCGTAGTGGAGCTAGATTCCATACAATAGTTACGTATTTGTTCTATAGCTTTTTTCGTATCCTTTTCTTGTGACAGTGCATCTATAGCCTTTTTTATGATCCTTTCATCCTGGTTTGGTAGAATGATAGTAGATTCAGTCATACAAAAATCCTCTTTTCATGATAATAATTGAGTTTGAAATGAAATATATAGGCATAATGAATTAATTTCTTTAATAAAAATTCCATCTCTTCTATATTTTTCAAAACTATAATCATCATAGCATACTTCCATTTAATAAAAAGTACTATCGTTCGACAAATTTTGTTGTTTGTTATAGTTTACTGAATTTAGAAACCTAATTAATCATAACTTTATTAGGATAAATTATATGTGAGCTCAAAATCATAAGACGAAAAAACTCCCCAACCACTAGGTTAGAGAGTTTCTATTCGTTTCGCCTATTTACTTAGGCTCCTTCTGACATATCGGATGAATCGGTTGTTTCTTCGTCTAGGTCATCATCTTCTACATCAGATTCTTCGTCTTCTGAGTCTGCGTCTTCATCTTCACCTGTATCTTCTTCCTCTGTAGCTTCAGACTCTTCTTCTGTAGCCTCTGACTCTTCACTTGCTTCAGACTCTTCTTCTGTAACACTATCCAAACTTGCTACCGGTTGATTGAAAAAGGATTCTGGATTAACTTCATTGCCATCTTTTCGTAGCTCGAAGTGAACATGCGTTCCGTTATCCTGTCCGAATAAATTGTTACCAGCTGTACCAATAAGATCTCCTTGTTCAACATCAGCTCCAGCTTGAACTTCTACTTCACCCAAGCTTGCATAATAGGTCATGACGTCATTGTCATGTGACATCGATACAACATTGCCAAGGAGTGGATCTTCTTTTACCTCTGTAACCGTTCCACTTAAGGATGCTACTACATCAAACGTCTCAGCATCAGCGGAAGCAATATCAAGACCTGTGCTTTGGTAAAAGCGGTTGTTATAAAGCACCAGTGCATTCTCCTGATCCTCTTGTTCTGCGTTGTAGTCATAGAATTTAGTTACGATTTCTGCTTGATCTTGATCTACTACCGGCATTTCAATATTCTCTTGCTGATCCACAACTGGTTCTGCGTCCTCATCATCCAGCGTTGGGACATAGTCTTCACTTTCTTGCTCTTCTTGCTCGTCCATTGCATCCGGCATTTGGTTATCCAGATTTTGATACCACACCACAACCGATAAAAGGAGGGCAGCAACAGTCAAATATACTGCTGGAAAAAACCACTTCTTCCGGAAAATACGACTCCACTTATTTGAAGCCCCTTTGTTTTCTTCTTTCATAAGATCATCACCTCAACAACCATTCTGATCAGAAATGAGA
Proteins encoded:
- the spoIIID gene encoding sporulation transcriptional regulator SpoIIID, producing MHDYIKERTIRIGKYVVESRKTVRLIAKEFGVSKSTVHKDLTERLPEINPELANEVKSILEHHKSIRHLRGGEATRKKYRLNPQEEEDEPKPVG
- a CDS encoding AimR family lysis-lysogeny pheromone receptor, which gives rise to MTESTIILPNQDERIIKKAIDALSQEKDTKKAIEQIRNYCMESSSTTIRKISMEFLYMNEFYDDLQHLINVKKQSENMSHRLCAEVYQITLDQKFKRYTPNEILQRVEKVKTNEPELNCMIEFIKLTAYYNMNQYSKIGNFLESYKRHFDAIEDRTLVPFFETRLNQMLLTYYLLRNEVIMARKYAYRALNQTCSEGLKVDIHNSLGLSYTFDTYFQGMHHLKEALKIAKKHNLTNKIHALENFNIPFLAANFNKVDQISTADKSELAHIEIVKGNYSNAVEMLNELSTDSPFALYYMGVAKQDKEILTRSYHSFIEERSDYFFSKLPLRALRRMRV
- a CDS encoding M23 family metallopeptidase — protein: MKEENKGASNKWSRIFRKKWFFPAVYLTVAALLLSVVVWYQNLDNQMPDAMDEQEEQESEDYVPTLDDEDAEPVVDQQENIEMPVVDQDQAEIVTKFYDYNAEQEDQENALVLYNNRFYQSTGLDIASADAETFDVVASLSGTVTEVKEDPLLGNVVSMSHDNDVMTYYASLGEVEVQAGADVEQGDLIGTAGNNLFGQDNGTHVHFELRKDGNEVNPESFFNQPVASLDSVTEEESEASEESEATEEESEATEEEDTGEDEDADSEDEESDVEDDDLDEETTDSSDMSEGA